Part of the Hemiscyllium ocellatum isolate sHemOce1 chromosome 9, sHemOce1.pat.X.cur, whole genome shotgun sequence genome, TagaggtcaatactgagggagtgcagcactatcggaccatcagtactgagggattgccgcactttcggtgggtcagtactgaggcagtgctgtgTGGTCAGGTCAGTACAGTCCCTGCACTGTCTGGGAGTAAGCACTGgggaagtgctgcattgtcagaggtgctgtaCATTGATGTGGTATAACCTCTCAGAAGGATAATATTGAAAGTTGCTACATTGAGGAAGAGCAGTTGAGTTCTTCCTGGCATCCTGCCTGACATTTATCCCTTGATCCACATCCATAAAGTGTacaatctggtcattatcacattgctgtttgtgagaagcaggtcatgcctcacaaaccttattgagttctttgaggatttgATGAGacaggtcgagcagtggatgtggtgtatatggatttcaggaaggcgtttgataaagttccccacggtaggctcattcagaaagttaggaattatgggatacagggaaatttggctgtttggacacagaattggctagccaaaagaagacagcaagtgatACTGGATGGAAAGTATACcacctggaggtcggtgaccagtggtgtcctgaaGGAATCTGTTCttgagcctctgctctttgtaactTTTATAAATTACATGGGTGAAGAAGTGAAgggtgagttaataagtttgccgatgacatgaaggtcggtggtgttgtagatagtatcgagggctgttgcaggttacaacaagacattgacaggatgcagagtgggctaagaagtggtagatggagttcaacctggataaatgtaaagtgaatcattttggaaggtcaaatttgaatgctgaatacagggttaaagacaggattcttggcagtgtgatggaacagcaggatcttggtccATGTACATATATccgtcaaagttgccacccaagttggtagggttgttaagaaggtatagtgttttggctttcattgacagggggattgggtttaagagttgtgagactttgttgcagctctataaaactgtGATTAGACAACACTTGCATTATTGCAAAAgttttggtcacctcattataggaaggatggagatgttttagagagggtgcaaaggagatttaccacgatactacctggattggagggcatgtcttatgaagagaggttgagtgagctcgggcttttcacactggagagaaggagagaggtgacttgacagagatgTACATGGTactgagaggcatagacagagtaaatagccagagacttgtccccagggcagaaatggctgtcttaagggtcataattttaaagttgattggaggaaagtatggGGTGATGCcagaggttctttacacagagagtggtgggtgcatggaatgcactgacagcagtggtagtagagtcagaaacattagggacatttaagcgactgctggacaagctcatggatggcagtaaaaattgagggatgtgtaggttaggttgatcttagattaagatgcTTGACACATCATCGTGGGCcgatgtgctgtactgttgtatgttctatattctaaaagacatggccatcttccacttcatctggTGGTGGATCATGTCTGCAGGGACAACATGTACAATGCTTTGGATAAGGCAGGGGGAAAAACATGCCTAAATCCTGATGGCCACACTAGTGtgcggctgcatcaagctgtgtgtagacCGTCAGTATGTAAATACCatgtgtcactacatactgaggttctacctgtccccagcgTTGTCAAGGATGGGACGGCCTTCATGCCATGGAACGCTCCAATTGGTTGGACTGTTCCATATCACCTGCCCTTTGtagagaaatttgcaaagaacaacacctttgaccacaaaatccatcaggaagtggtcagcgcGTAGCATCTTTGAGACCCTGAGGGGAGAGTATGGATTCTGTCATGTggctccctgagcagactgtcagagtcatttggcagaatgcctcttcaccagaactttccagcaAACACCAAGCCATCGCTTGTCTGGTGGTGAGACCTGTGAGATCCTTCCTGCCTGCCTGGACTCTCTATACAACCGCATGCTGTGGGgggtagagactgtcacacacctccttccaGAATATGCCTTTGCAAAGGGAAGTCTGGAGAGAAATGCAGTGATTTCTGTCAAGATTCGTCCCGAGGAGCTCCGTGGACtgtgtgctctacggtctgtccCTCAGGATGTACACCACGACAAGCATTGACTGCGCCCAGGGCACCATCAGCTCAGTGcaggatgctctttggtctgcccaaaacctGTTCGTCTTCCAGAACAAGGTGTTGACCATGACCAAGTGttgtagactggcacattccaacgTCCAGGACAATGCGCTGAGGGATACACTAAAGCTTGGGGTAGCTACCGCCAAGGTGcattggggaaagaccactgtgtaaactcttcctgctgaagttaaataGGGGCCCATTCAGTTGTTAGACCCACCTGAAgcctcaaatgtatgtaaatattaTCTTGTATAAGCAAGTATTATCGTGAGTTTTTATTTTGTTCTCAATAtgcaaagaccataagacataggagtggaagtaaggccattcgacccattgagtccactccgccattcaatcatggctgatgggcatttcaactccacttaccagcattctccccgtagcccttaattcctcgagacaacaagaatctatcaatctctgccttgaagacatttagcgccccggcctccactgcactccgtggcaatgaactccacaggcccaccaccttctggctgaagaaatgtctccgcatttctgttctgaattgaccccctttaattctaaggctgtgtccacgggtcctagtctcctcgcctaatggaaacaatttcctagcgtccaccctttccaagccatgtattatcttgtacgtctctattaagtctccccttagtcttctaaactccaatgaatacaatcccaggatcctcagccgttcctcatatgttagacctacgattccagggatcatccgtgtgaatctccgctggacatgtttcagtgccagtatgtccttcctgaggtgtctTTATAGAATTGAACTGTTCTAGCGATTATGTAGGTATATAAAGATATTTTGATGATTAAAATATATacttttgaaatgaaaaaaataaatacaagtctatatttctttatttcttacaATAAGGTAACAACCCCCGAAACATTTGTTTGAGTTTTTGTTATTATCTTAATGCTGATATGACTCATTCCTGTTCTCCCGGTGCATTAACACGGGTTTGATATTCTCCCCATGAAGATGATGGCATTGATAGCAACTTCGCGGATCAGCAGCAGGAATGGCCGATTAGCATTGAAGATCTCCAGACTGGGCCGCAGTGACCGTCCCATCACTATCACCGTAGATGCTCCAGCAGCTTCACTACCTTCCTCATTCACCTGCCAACCAGAGATTCACATGTCAGGATGGCCACGTAGAGTGTAACACAGCCACCATCCTATCCCCATCAAatacccccaggacagggacagcacagggttagttACACAGTAAAGTTTAATCTAAGCCATTCCCTTCtgcccccatcaaatactcccaggacagggacagcacagggttagttACACAGTAAAGTTTTCATCTAAGCCATTTCCCCCCtgcccccatcaaatactcccaggacagggacagcatgggttaGTTACAGCTCAAAgcctcctctacactgtcaaaccatcaaacactcccaggacagggacagcacggtgttagatacagaataaaactccctctccactgtccccatcaaacacttccaggacaagaacaccatggggttagatacagagaaaagctgTCTGtccactgtcccccatcaaacactctcaggacaggggcagcatggggttagatacagagtaaaacttcctctacactgtcccccattaaacactcccagggcagggacagcatggggttagatacagagtaaaacttaaTACCTTGGAGGTTTAAGTTTGCCATTTGAATTCTAACTGTAAGAGTAAGAATTTACATATTTGGGAAAACTACTGAGGAATATTATGAAAATGGAACAGGAATTGGAGCAACACAAGCAGAAAATTGACACTGTTAGCATGTATCCCCGTCATTTCCCACCAACGGTGTTTTTGATTCTTGTTCTACCAAAGGCCAACGATCAAATACTACACAACGGTCCTCTTGAACTCTTGGATAAGCACCCTGTGTTGGATCGTACCTCCAAGAAAGCTTTATGGAATGCATCAGATATGTAAATGTTATTGTTGGTTCCTTCAATTATCCCTGTTAGAGAAAGAGGAGAATGAGTCTTATTTCATAGCCAAACTTAGCTCCCTGCCACAGGATCAGAGGAGCAGGCAGGAATTGGAGGCAGTGCTATATTTAAAGCCTCCTTAAGTCTGCTCACTGTGGCCATTCAAGTTTGTCAGAGTCAATGCTAGCCATAAATAAAACCCGCAGAGCAGGATGTGCCATCTGTTTGGCtgctcatagaatccccacagtgtggaagtagaccattcagccgatccagtctacactgaccctccaaaaaacatcccacccagacccatcctcaaCCCTCTaccctttccctgcaaccctgcattttccatggctagtccatctagcctgcacatctctggatactatgggcaatttagcgtggccaatccacccaacctggacatctttggccgctgtgggaggaaaccagagcggtCCGCCGCAGACACAAggggaatgcgcaaactccacacagacagttgcccgagggtggaattgaacccaggtccctagcactgtgaagcaacagcgctaaccagtgagccaccctACTCCTGGAAGGGCTTTCACTGACATTGTGCTGTGAGATTTGGAGAACTGGGGCTGAATGTTTGCCAGCATATGGGGCAGTTAGAGATGAGGAATTGGCacaaccccctctcccccactcaacATATGGTTTGTTGACACAATACTGCCCCTCCCGTGCCCTCCCCCTaaccttcctctcatttatctctccacccttcaggcactctgcctgtattcctgatgaagggctttcgcctgaaacgtcgattttactgctcctcggatactgcctgaactgctctgcttttccagcaccactaatccagaatctggtttccagaatctgcagtcattgtttttacctgagtcATTTGTCTAGAGGTACTGCCAGCACGATAGGCCAACCAGTCAAGAAGGGTCAGTGGCTAGAGATGTCTGTTCAAGGCTAGCAGCGCAGAGGCAGCTTCCCACCTGCAGTCAGTCAGGGCAGCTGAGGCACCAGGCATGCTTTGGGGCCTACCATTTGTCTCAGGATGAGCTGTAACTCTGGAATTGACTGCTTCAGTGGtggcatgtgatttttttttttaatttgacatTTCTGGAAGTTTGACAGAGGGCAACTCAAAATGGAAATGTTTTTGCTCCCTCTTCCCCTGAGTGATCAGGTTTCATCTTCTGTCATTGGGAGCCTGACCTTATTGGATGGTCAGTCCATCCTTTTTACACTAATTTGGTCAATTTAAGTCACTGTTGTCTGACTGATTTCCACGTAGTGTAGAGTCATGATCCCATTTTGACCCCTGCCCCCAATGTTACGGTCCAAGTCCCAAAACAACCCCTGCTCACGCCATCACCCCACCTTAGAAACCATTGGTGATGTTGACAGTGATCTCAGGTTGACGATGTGGAATAgcagaagggccaaatggccaggcAGCATTGCAGGTGTGACAGGAGTGGCAGTGCAAGATAGATGGGGAGGGAGTGAGATGGTGGGCAAGCTGGGGTGCGGGTGTAGGTTGGGCCCGGGCAGAGAAGGGTGGGACGGTCCTGTGAAAAGGTGCTATCAAACCTGGCAAATTGGCTTTCTCTTGGCTGAAGAGATCATTCAGGCCCATCTGCTTCAGCTTGTCGGTGAGGCTGAAAGAGTCCTCAACTCGGAACCGGGGCAATGAGAGTTCAACATCCGTCGAGGTCAGTTGCTTCAGCCACCCCATGATCTTCTCGTGCGTCAGCTGATTCTCGACACCCGTCAGGGTAGCTTCTGCCAGTGGGAGGATCAGCACCATGGAGACGTCATCCCCTTTGTACGGGAGCTCAATCACCTTCACCCCATCCTTGGAGAACTTGCCAAAACGAAAGGAGCCCTGTTGCTGCATCATTGGGACTTTGCAGACGCTTCTGTCCACTTTCTCGAAGTCCTTTTTCACTGTCACCTCCTTCTCAAACATGGACTTCCACAGTCCCTGCTCAAACAGGTTTAAACGTTTAATAATTTCTCCTCACACAAGGCCTCGTATTTACACAGCATCTTTGCAAGCAAAACACCTGCTTCACAGGTCACTGACAAAAACTGAtcgaaacacagagaatgctggagaaactcagcagatttggcagtatctgtggagagagaaatggagttaatatTTCGAGATCACTGTGCCTCTTCTCCAGAACTGAAACGGGCTAGAaattggtgggttttttttctgcTATTGTCAGAAGAGGAGGTGGGGCAGCATTTGGAACAAAATGTGAGGGTGCCCAGAATGATAGGAATGATAATGGTGGAAAAGATGAGGTGGGGATGTAAAATGTATACAAAAGAAGTTGTGACTTGGAGAAAATGGGTCAATTCTGCTGACCGCATGGTCAACAAGACACGGGGGACAGTGGTTGGGTGGGTGGTTGGTCATACAGAGGTGGTGTGGAGGTGGATGCAAATAAAATTTGAGGAGAATGGTCATGCTTTGGAGTTGTACCATGCAATGCCGACTCCGAGAAGCTGTGAAGTGCCCCGGTAGAAAATGAGCTGTTGTTCTTCTGGCTTGCATTGTACTTTGTTGGAACACTGCAAGATGGCAATGTTAGCCACAAGAGCAAGATGGTTCATTGGAACAGAAGGTGGGGGTCATTTGTACAGACGGAGTGGAAGTTCCACTGGATCGGCACACAGTTTCTATTTGGTCTCGCCATGTGACCAAATCACAATGAGCAAATTAAACGTTTATTTTTTGAAActtcttttgtgggatgtgggtgcagCTAGAAATATCTGCCTTTGTTCCACCATCTTGATTGCCCTTCAGCTGAATGGTTTGCTAGCCCATTTCggagggcagataagagtcaaccgcattgctgtgggtctggaggcatTTGTAGGACAGAAGGACACAGCAGAGTTGGCAGGTTCCTTTCtctcaaggacattaatgaatcacatGGGTTTTTACTGAAATATATGGTCACCAATAATAAAACTAGTTTTCAATTACAGATTTCAACACTGCTATCtaaggatttgaacccaggttccttgAAGCCTAGACCGCTGGCTTACACCAGCCTTTTATACTTGGTCAAAGCAGGAGGTTTCAAAGAACACCTGAAGGAAAGGATGGAGATATGAAAAGTTTTGGGgtagaattccagagcttaggttgtaaggagctgaaattgggtgtgagagaggagaaattttaaaaagtcctgAAGAGGTGTTTGGACACGAGAGAGGGCCAAAGTGAAAGAGGTCACTGAATGGAAAACTTGGCAAGCTATTTCCTTCACCCTCGACTGGTGTGCTAATCAGGAATGCTGGATATCAGGTACAGTGCCCTACGCTGCGTCCCTCACTGAGGTCAGTGAAAAGCAAGAGCCAGACACACTCCCAGATGTGTAACCAGAGCAGACAATTAGTTCACTGAGCAATGGAGTCACAggcacagcactgacccttcccaTCCACCCTGAATGATTTACTGCCCCTCAGAACCAGGAAAATAAATCTGAACCTCTCTGTCAGAGAGCTGCATATTCAGTCAGCCCATAATTCAGAAGCAGCCCCCATCCCTACCTCAGGTTCGAGGCTTGAATTgttttttgtatttatttgtttatgggatgggagcatcactggctaagacgacatgtattgcccatccctaattacccagcagtcacattgctgtggttctggagtcacatgaaggccagaccaggtaaggatggcagatttccttccttaaagggcttttacaacaatcaacagtggttaaaTTAGGCTTGTATTTTTGTTCAAATtccaaattttgttttcttttgagttCACATTTGATTGACTACTTGTGTGAAATACTAGCTGTGGTGCTAGATCAGTAATCCCGTGACATTGCCACAACTGCATTGCCTCACCTCTCCTGTCCCTCCTGTTGTATCTCTCTCTGCTCTTGGCAGCCAACCTGTTGACAGGGGCCTGTAGGGATGAGGAATGGTGGGCACACTTACCCCCCAAGGTGTTTTCCCTTATCCATACCCAGAGACATACCCTTCCCAACTTATAAATGGTGTGGGTCTGAACTCAGATCCCTGCCATGGGGAAGCCCCATGACATCCCCCAGCATCCTTTGAGGTGACATAGTGGGACATGGAGAGTTGGTGTAGAAGGCCTCCACCACCTTCCTCATCCTGGGATTGCTATTATTAACTCTTAAATAACTGCCAGTAATCAACTCTGCGAAGTTTGTGAACCTACCTTAAAATAGATTGCGTTAACAATAACCAGGGTGGTGTAGGGTGTTATGGCATCAGGAGGGATGACATCTCTGATAAGCCCCTCAGTCTTGTTGGCCACCCAAGCATTGATGATCTTTCTGGCTGACTTTGGTTTGTCCTGTTAAAGAAAGACTTGTTATCAGATCGGCCTGGTCCGAAACTGAGGACATTTCAAAGTCTCAGAGCAAACCTACTAGATGTCACTGTTCATCAGCAGGAAGTATTATAACTAATCCCTGCACAGTGAGATCCCATAAACAGAATGAGAAAACAACCAAAACAATGGTCACGTGACGAGAGTTACTGGATAAATTTCGGTCTGACACTGGGAGAAACGTGTTGCTCTTTGCACAATAATTAGAGAcaaaaaatactgcaaatgctgaaattcaaagtagacaagcaggaggctggaagaacacagcaagccaaaaGGCAAaagcccgaaacgtggattctcctgcacctcggatgccgcctgaccagctgtgctttcccagcaccacactcttgattcctaatgctgcctgactcactgtgttcttccagcctcctgatttttTTATTTTGCACAATGGTACCTTTGACTTAATGCTGTTTGCATAATGGTCCAGACGAGGAAGTGGTTTAATGTCCCTTCTGAAAGATTAAGCTACCAACAGTGCAGACAGAGTGTGCAGTCTTTCCttaatactgaccctctcacagtgcagtgctccctcagcacttaccttCCGACTACAGCACTCTCTCACTGCagatcttctgacagtgcagcaccccctcagtactaaatgtctgacagtgcagcaccccctcagaactgaccctccaataatgcagcactgcctcagtactgaccctccgataatgcagcattgcctcagcactgaccctctgacagtgcagctgtcTGTCACTACTGACAGTACTCTCCTGGTACTGACATTCGGATACTGcattgctccctcagcactgaccttctgactgaAGCACTCCCTCATAACTGAGcttctgacagtgctgcagtccctcagtgctgaccatcttacaatgcagcactcccacagcatttacactctgacagtgcagcattctctcagcactgaccctctgacagggcggcactccctcagcactgaacctctgacagggcggcacttcctcagcacttaccctctgacagtgtgacacctcctcagcactgaccttctgacagtgcagtactccctcagcactgaccctctgacagtgcgacactccctcagcactgactgtctgacagtgcagcactccctcagcactgaccctctgacagtgcagcacttcctcatcaatgaccctctgacagtgcagcactcccgcattactgaccctctgacagtgcagcactccctcagcactgaccctccgacagtgtagcactccctcagtactgaccctctgacagtgcagcactccctcagcactgaccctccgacagtgcagcattccctcatcaatgaccctctgacagtgcagcactccttcagtactgaccctctgacagtgcagcactccttcagtactgaccctccgacagtgcagcactcgctcagcactgaccctctgaaagtgcagcactgcATCAGCACAGCAGTGGAATTTTGTGTTGAACTCTCTGGAGTGGGCCTTGAACCTTTGGCTCAGTGTTGATGAGGTATCCTCCATGAAATCATTCTTGAGTGACTGGAGCCCCAATTGGCTATTTTAAAACTTCTTCTGATGTTATCCTAATCAGTTGGCAAAAAGATTAGTGGAGACAGTAATGTTACCCTGGGAGTTCATAGGTTCCTCTCCTCGAGAATGGTGTCTGTTGAAGTGCAGGGTAGTAATCAGTGGAATCAGAGTCTGATTGCTCCAAATAGGGGAACAGGGTTCCTTCAACCCAAACAGACTATGTTGACTTCTGATATGAGGACTGCTGATGATGGATCTTCCTCTTCTTCTACTGCCACCCCCACTGctctcctccctccttccccttaCCTTGTCTTCCCATCCCCTCTACTCATCCTCACCTTATCACTCACCTCTACTGACCTCCATTTGCTTCTCGCTCTCCTGCCAGCTCTTATTCTCCCTTCAATCTTCTCCCTCAATCAATCCTTTCCCTGTAgttcccccttccctccctcctgacCCTTCCACATCTCCTCTCCCTCACCTGCATTGTTGTCCATCACCCCTCCTGCCCCTCTATTATCCTGCATTCCTCACCTTGAAGTTGACAGGGATGAGCTTGGCTCTGTACACCGCCTCACTGATGTTCTGGAATGTTTGGTTGTACGTTAATGACTTCTCACCAAAGAGCCGGTTGGCTGAAACCAGCTCTGAAGACTTGTTGGCTTTCCGGTACAGCCGGCAGTTGAGCTTCGCGAAGAAGTAGTGCACTTGGTCTGATGTCTTCTCCGTGATGGTGTCAAACTTAAAGACCTGCAGATAGAGAGATGGAGGAAATGGAAACATAAGATTGGAACAGCTGTATATCATGTTTCAAACAGCACTGTGGGGACATCAGTGTGCAAACTGCCATCATTCTTCACCTCAGCATATTCTTCACCACATTCCCGATGTATAAAAGTTTTAACCCCTATCAGGGCGAGGAGGGGGTGGATACTGGGGCCAGGGGCCCCTCCTGACCATAGCAGGTGGCACTGAACTGTCCCAGGTCAACCTCACTGGCCTTTCCTAACTTTAATCAGGCTTCCAGGTGGGGCAGGGTGACTGGTCTCTCGGCCAGAAGGGAAATTTAGGAATCTGGGAAAAATATAGTTGTAGATTCTTGTCCATGACAGACTCAGGTATGGC contains:
- the serpinc1 gene encoding antithrombin-III, producing MCVYRTPDKKTLVALTADKATQPRAKGPPENTNPRVWELSRANSKFAFEFYKQLAKSKADGENIFLSPLSISTAFAMTKLGACGDTLQQLMEVFKFDTITEKTSDQVHYFFAKLNCRLYRKANKSSELVSANRLFGEKSLTYNQTFQNISEAVYRAKLIPVNFKDKPKSARKIINAWVANKTEGLIRDVIPPDAITPYTTLVIVNAIYFKGLWKSMFEKEVTVKKDFEKVDRSVCKVPMMQQQGSFRFGKFSKDGVKVIELPYKGDDVSMVLILPLAEATLTGVENQLTHEKIMGWLKQLTSTDVELSLPRFRVEDSFSLTDKLKQMGLNDLFSQEKANLPGIIEGTNNNIYISDAFHKAFLEVNEEGSEAAGASTVIVMGRSLRPSLEIFNANRPFLLLIREVAINAIIFMGRISNPC